In a genomic window of Microbacterium amylolyticum:
- a CDS encoding RNA polymerase-binding protein RbpA produces MADRSLRGIRLGAQSLQSEEGVVFMERQEHTYVCGKCGRETQLMFAADAEAPAVWECRTCGAEAILQTPQGSAEVDRSNEKAARTHWDMLLERRSIPELEELLAERLEFIRQRRGEGNDPTKDDRKRKRA; encoded by the coding sequence ATGGCAGATCGCAGCCTCCGCGGCATCCGTCTCGGCGCCCAAAGCCTTCAGAGCGAAGAGGGCGTCGTGTTCATGGAGCGCCAGGAGCACACCTATGTCTGCGGCAAATGCGGCCGTGAAACACAGCTCATGTTCGCGGCCGATGCTGAGGCTCCCGCAGTGTGGGAATGCCGCACATGCGGCGCTGAGGCGATCCTCCAGACCCCACAGGGCTCTGCAGAGGTCGACCGATCGAACGAGAAGGCAGCACGTACCCACTGGGACATGCTGCTGGAGCGCCGTTCCATTCCTGAGCTTGAGGAGCTCCTCGCAGAGCGACTCGAGTTCATCCGCCAGCGCCGCGGCGAGGGCAATGACCCGACGAAGGACGACCGCAAGCGCAAGCGCGCCTGA
- a CDS encoding glycerophosphodiester phosphodiesterase family protein, with protein sequence MANPDRTVHPFLRGLESPRILAHRGLVTDEMRADGILENSVAAIAAAEAVGADIIESDCHRTSDGQIVLFHDDRLERILGDPRRISDVTTHELEEMMATRGGLARLADALAGFPGVRFNIDVKADAAAHEAGRIAGQFAERVLLTSFSDRRRQAAMRAARAIGGAPATSAGTSTVAQAYAASRLRWRRATARALRGIDALQVPERHGRVRIVTPAFVDAAHACGAEVHVWTVNELADMDRLAAIGVDGIVTDRADLALQHFGR encoded by the coding sequence ATGGCGAACCCCGATCGCACTGTTCATCCGTTCCTGCGCGGGTTGGAATCGCCGAGGATACTTGCGCACCGAGGCCTCGTGACCGACGAGATGCGAGCGGACGGCATTCTCGAGAATTCCGTCGCAGCCATTGCCGCGGCGGAAGCCGTCGGAGCGGACATCATCGAGTCCGACTGTCACAGGACATCCGACGGGCAGATTGTCCTGTTCCACGACGATCGCCTCGAGCGCATTCTCGGCGATCCTCGACGAATCTCCGACGTCACGACGCACGAACTCGAAGAGATGATGGCGACCCGCGGTGGCCTCGCCAGGCTCGCCGACGCACTCGCCGGCTTTCCGGGAGTCCGATTCAATATCGACGTCAAGGCTGATGCCGCCGCACACGAAGCGGGACGCATCGCCGGACAATTCGCCGAGCGCGTGCTGCTGACCAGCTTCAGCGATCGTCGACGGCAAGCAGCGATGCGAGCAGCGCGCGCGATCGGCGGCGCCCCGGCGACGTCGGCGGGCACATCAACCGTTGCGCAGGCGTACGCCGCATCCCGTCTGCGGTGGCGTCGAGCAACCGCCCGCGCCCTTCGGGGCATCGACGCGCTACAGGTGCCCGAGCGTCACGGGCGCGTTCGAATCGTCACACCGGCTTTCGTGGATGCGGCACACGCGTGCGGGGCCGAGGTGCATGTATGGACGGTGAATGAGCTGGCCGATATGGACAGGCTCGCCGCGATTGGTGTTGATGGCATCGTGACCGACCGCGCTGACCTCGCCCTCCAGCACTTCGGCAGATGA
- a CDS encoding SDR family oxidoreductase — protein MSEPLPAGSFNGKTVLVTGSSRGVGADTVRYLAAAGANVVINFRNKAPRAEKLAREVHEKHGAQTLVVGTDLTDAESVASMMGAVKDVFGGLDVLVLNASGGMEQNMGEDYAMRLNRDAQVGVLDAALPLLGPGTRVVFVTSHQAHFIRTTPTMPEYEPVALSKRAGEDALRERIPELAEKGIDLVVVSGDMIEGTITATLLERSNPGAIETRREQAGKLLNVAEFAAEIASAAHEPIPANNERIVGDTSSFNGVS, from the coding sequence GTGTCTGAGCCTCTTCCCGCCGGTTCGTTCAACGGCAAGACCGTTCTCGTCACCGGCTCATCGCGCGGTGTCGGAGCGGACACTGTTCGCTACCTGGCCGCTGCCGGAGCGAACGTTGTCATCAACTTCCGGAACAAGGCTCCCCGGGCGGAGAAGCTTGCGCGTGAGGTTCACGAGAAGCACGGCGCGCAGACGCTCGTTGTCGGCACGGATCTCACCGATGCGGAGTCCGTGGCCTCAATGATGGGCGCCGTGAAGGACGTTTTCGGCGGGCTGGACGTGCTCGTTCTGAACGCCTCGGGCGGCATGGAACAGAACATGGGCGAGGACTACGCCATGCGTCTCAACCGTGACGCTCAGGTGGGTGTGCTGGACGCTGCGCTTCCGCTGCTGGGCCCCGGCACCCGCGTGGTGTTCGTGACGAGTCACCAGGCGCACTTCATCCGGACGACGCCGACGATGCCGGAGTACGAGCCTGTCGCACTCTCGAAGCGCGCCGGGGAAGACGCTCTTCGGGAACGCATCCCGGAGCTCGCCGAGAAGGGCATCGACCTCGTCGTCGTTTCCGGAGACATGATCGAGGGCACGATTACGGCGACGCTTCTCGAGCGTTCCAACCCCGGTGCAATTGAAACGCGTCGTGAGCAGGCAGGAAAGCTGCTCAACGTTGCGGAGTTTGCGGCCGAGATCGCCAGTGCGGCGCACGAGCCGATTCCCGCCAACAACGAGCGGATTGTCGGCGATACCTCAAGCTTCAACGGCGTCAGCTAA
- a CDS encoding AEC family transporter gives MIGVLTGFAVVGVAITIGYVIGRIGLLGDNGGAVLGRLAFFVLNPFLLFVVLSEADVASLFSALLPASAVTAAVIFLIYGLTAKLLWRRSWGDTLMGALSSGQVNGNNVGIPISTYVLGSAAYAAPVVLLQQLVFTPISLAILDGISSGETRWWRALGRGFRNPLVIGSITGVAVSISGVELPAIVMEPIAFIAHAAVPIILISFGMSLTGQRALTTRGTRRDVILATTLKTFVMPVAAYVVGRFIFGLDGHALLVVVVLGALPTAQNIFNYAQRYGIGYTLSRDAVFLTTFLCVPVLFVAVVLLGT, from the coding sequence ATGATCGGCGTGCTCACGGGGTTCGCCGTCGTTGGCGTCGCCATCACGATCGGCTATGTCATTGGCCGCATTGGCCTTCTCGGCGACAACGGTGGGGCCGTGCTCGGACGCCTCGCGTTCTTCGTACTGAACCCGTTTCTGCTCTTCGTCGTTCTCAGCGAAGCAGACGTCGCAAGCCTATTCTCCGCGCTCCTTCCCGCATCGGCCGTCACCGCTGCCGTGATCTTTCTCATCTACGGGCTGACCGCAAAACTGCTCTGGCGGCGGTCGTGGGGTGACACGCTGATGGGGGCGCTTTCGTCGGGCCAGGTGAACGGAAACAACGTCGGTATCCCGATCTCCACGTATGTCCTCGGGAGCGCCGCATACGCCGCGCCGGTTGTTCTTCTGCAGCAGCTCGTCTTCACCCCCATCTCGCTCGCCATCCTCGACGGGATCTCGAGCGGAGAGACACGGTGGTGGCGCGCGCTCGGCCGCGGGTTCCGCAACCCTCTCGTGATCGGATCGATCACGGGCGTAGCTGTGTCGATCTCCGGCGTCGAGCTGCCGGCCATCGTGATGGAACCGATCGCGTTCATCGCCCATGCCGCTGTGCCGATCATCCTGATCAGCTTCGGTATGTCACTCACGGGACAGCGTGCGCTCACGACCCGGGGCACCCGGCGCGATGTGATTCTGGCCACGACGCTGAAAACGTTCGTTATGCCGGTAGCGGCATACGTCGTTGGCCGGTTCATTTTCGGCCTTGATGGACACGCCCTGCTCGTCGTCGTTGTCCTTGGCGCGCTCCCCACCGCCCAGAACATTTTCAACTATGCGCAGCGCTACGGCATCGGATACACGCTCTCTCGGGACGCCGTGTTCCTCACGACGTTCCTGTGCGTGCCTGTTCTGTTTGTCGCAGTTGTTCTGCTGGGTACGTGA
- a CDS encoding ATP-binding cassette domain-containing protein codes for MNPGVIHPADTHDVIRVRGARENNLRGVDVDLPKRRITVFTGVSGSGKSSLAFETIANESQRMINETYSAFLQGFMPSSSRPDVDLLEGLTTAIVVSQDRLAANIRSTVGTASDAGAMLRTLFSRIGEPQIGPPNAFSFNTPSVTAKGAIEVQRGQNTTRERAEYSVLGGMCAGCEGTGRVSDLDLTQLYDASLSINDGAILVPGYKVGGWTVRFYAESGFFDADKPVGEFTDDELNDFLYKESAKVKIGGTNMTYMGLVPQIRKSMLSKDREAMQSHIRAFVDRAVTFQPCPACEGTRLAEPARRARVAGVNIAQCCSMQITDLLEWVHSVDDPGVAPLTGALEDLLRSFVDIGLGYLSLDRASGTLSGGEAQRLKMIKHLGSPLTDVTYVFDEPTAGLHPHDVPNMNDLLRQLRDKGNTVLVVEHKPETIAIADHIVDVGPGAGRAGGDICFTGTVEELRSSGTVTGRHLGDRARVKDLVRRPTGAIEIRGAASNNLRGVNVDVPTGVLVALTGVAGSGKSSLVAEGLANRKGVVFVDQSPIKGSIRSNPATYTGLLEPIRKAFAKKHGVKPALFSANSEGACPTCKGNGQVTTDLGFMQGVTTPCEDCGGRRFLADVLQYTLGERSIADVLELSISDAQEFFASAEARVPPAGKILARLVDVGLGYISLGQTLTTLSGGERQRLKLAAQMAEGADVYVLDEPTTGLHLADVENMLSMLDRLVDSGATVVAIEHHQAVMAHADWIIDMGPGAGQSGGRVVFEGRPADLVAARSTLTGEHLAEYAV; via the coding sequence ATGAATCCTGGAGTAATCCATCCGGCGGATACGCACGACGTGATCCGTGTTCGCGGGGCCCGCGAGAACAATCTGCGCGGTGTTGACGTCGATCTGCCGAAGCGTCGCATCACGGTTTTCACGGGTGTGTCCGGGTCGGGAAAGAGTTCACTCGCGTTCGAGACGATTGCGAATGAATCGCAGCGGATGATCAACGAGACCTATAGCGCTTTTCTCCAGGGCTTCATGCCGTCGTCGTCGCGACCCGACGTCGATCTGCTGGAGGGACTGACAACGGCGATCGTGGTTTCACAAGATCGCCTCGCGGCGAACATTCGCTCGACGGTCGGGACGGCGAGCGATGCGGGAGCGATGTTGCGCACGCTTTTCAGCAGAATTGGCGAGCCGCAGATTGGTCCCCCCAACGCGTTCTCCTTCAACACCCCGTCAGTCACCGCAAAGGGGGCGATCGAGGTGCAGCGCGGCCAAAACACCACGCGTGAGCGCGCCGAGTACAGCGTTCTGGGCGGGATGTGCGCGGGGTGCGAGGGAACGGGCCGCGTGAGTGATCTCGACCTGACTCAGCTGTATGACGCGTCGCTTTCGATCAACGATGGTGCGATCCTCGTGCCGGGTTACAAGGTTGGCGGGTGGACTGTGCGTTTTTACGCCGAGTCTGGATTCTTCGATGCGGATAAGCCCGTGGGGGAGTTCACGGACGACGAGCTCAACGACTTCCTCTACAAGGAATCGGCGAAGGTCAAGATCGGCGGAACGAACATGACCTACATGGGTCTCGTTCCGCAGATCCGGAAGTCGATGTTGTCGAAGGACCGCGAGGCGATGCAGTCTCACATTCGGGCATTCGTCGATCGCGCCGTCACCTTTCAACCGTGTCCGGCATGTGAGGGAACGCGTCTTGCCGAACCCGCACGTCGCGCGCGCGTCGCGGGGGTGAACATTGCACAGTGCTGTTCGATGCAGATCACGGACCTGCTCGAATGGGTGCACAGCGTCGACGATCCCGGCGTGGCGCCGCTCACCGGTGCTCTGGAGGACTTGCTGCGGTCGTTTGTCGACATCGGGCTCGGCTATCTGTCGCTTGACCGGGCGTCGGGCACGCTGAGCGGGGGAGAGGCGCAGCGTCTGAAGATGATCAAGCACCTCGGCTCGCCGTTGACGGATGTGACGTACGTTTTCGATGAACCCACCGCTGGTCTTCACCCGCATGACGTGCCGAACATGAACGATCTGTTGCGACAGTTGCGCGATAAGGGAAATACGGTTCTCGTTGTCGAGCACAAGCCGGAGACGATCGCCATCGCGGACCACATTGTCGACGTGGGGCCCGGCGCCGGACGAGCGGGCGGCGATATCTGCTTCACCGGCACCGTGGAGGAATTGCGCAGCTCCGGCACGGTTACGGGACGCCATCTGGGGGACAGGGCGCGGGTCAAAGATTTGGTTCGGAGACCGACGGGAGCGATTGAGATTCGCGGTGCCGCAAGCAACAACCTGCGGGGTGTGAACGTCGACGTGCCGACCGGAGTTCTCGTGGCGCTGACGGGCGTCGCGGGTTCCGGAAAGAGCTCCCTTGTGGCTGAAGGTCTCGCGAACCGCAAGGGCGTTGTCTTCGTTGATCAGAGCCCGATCAAGGGCTCGATCAGGTCGAACCCTGCGACCTACACAGGGCTGTTGGAACCGATCCGCAAGGCCTTTGCAAAGAAGCACGGGGTGAAGCCGGCCCTGTTCAGCGCGAACAGCGAGGGAGCCTGCCCCACCTGCAAAGGAAACGGGCAGGTAACAACCGATCTCGGTTTTATGCAGGGTGTCACAACGCCATGCGAGGACTGCGGAGGTCGACGTTTTCTCGCGGATGTCCTGCAATATACTCTGGGGGAGAGGTCCATCGCGGATGTCCTGGAACTCTCCATTTCTGATGCACAAGAGTTCTTCGCCAGCGCAGAAGCACGAGTTCCGCCCGCCGGAAAAATCCTCGCTCGACTGGTGGACGTCGGTCTCGGCTACATCAGCCTCGGACAGACTCTCACGACGCTGTCCGGCGGTGAACGCCAGCGCCTGAAACTCGCAGCACAAATGGCAGAGGGTGCCGACGTGTACGTGCTCGACGAGCCGACAACGGGGCTGCACCTGGCCGACGTCGAGAACATGCTGTCGATGTTGGATCGTCTGGTTGATTCCGGTGCGACCGTCGTGGCGATTGAACACCATCAGGCGGTGATGGCTCACGCCGACTGGATCATCGACATGGGCCCGGGCGCAGGCCAGTCGGGTGGCCGAGTGGTATTCGAAGGCAGGCCAGCAGACCTCGTGGCGGCCCGGTCAACGCTCACCGGCGAGCATCTTGCGGAGTATGCGGTCTGA
- a CDS encoding epoxide hydrolase N-terminal domain-containing protein, translating to MSTRPEHFFNVPDSDLDRLARRLHEAVLPDQTPGPDWSRGIPTRVLERLRRRWIERYDWRQYERALNREQHSFYTSVSGPLHYVCRDGDIAIDAPQLDHAALARVGRMIREIHDASVNVPLSGGNDDDVLIPAPHVDLFCHNDLAPWNLVLGDRWVFIDWDSAGPSSRIWDLAYAAQSFTLNDASENPDIAAV from the coding sequence GTGAGCACACGACCTGAGCACTTCTTCAACGTCCCGGACTCCGACCTCGACCGACTCGCCCGCCGGCTTCACGAGGCGGTCCTGCCGGACCAGACGCCTGGGCCCGACTGGTCCCGCGGCATCCCTACACGCGTTCTTGAGCGACTCCGGAGGCGGTGGATCGAGCGATACGACTGGCGCCAGTACGAACGTGCACTCAACCGTGAGCAGCACAGCTTCTACACCAGCGTCAGCGGACCGTTGCACTACGTCTGCCGCGACGGCGATATCGCGATCGACGCTCCGCAGTTGGATCACGCGGCGCTAGCCCGCGTTGGCAGGATGATTCGCGAGATCCATGACGCCAGTGTGAATGTCCCCCTCAGCGGCGGTAACGATGATGACGTGCTCATCCCGGCGCCGCATGTCGACCTCTTCTGCCACAACGACCTGGCACCGTGGAACCTGGTCTTGGGCGATCGCTGGGTATTTATCGACTGGGACAGCGCCGGTCCCAGTAGCCGAATATGGGACCTCGCATACGCCGCGCAATCATTCACGCTGAACGATGCGTCTGAAAACCCCGACATCGCCGCTGTGTGA
- a CDS encoding MepB family protein, protein MQFRAFTAYAAEVGLNVAVTPEEQNTDYEAGIAQIGGEDWHIRTARNTPSKPGAFVAFWRRDADGVTAPFAEDDQAAGLLVFVNRQDRRGVFRFTGRHLADLRITSGKRPGKRGFRVYPTWCEDLNAAATATQRAQALAFQELGVQGGSPRP, encoded by the coding sequence GTGCAGTTCAGAGCGTTTACCGCCTACGCAGCCGAGGTGGGGTTGAACGTCGCGGTGACCCCCGAGGAACAGAACACCGATTATGAGGCGGGCATCGCCCAGATCGGTGGCGAAGATTGGCACATTCGAACTGCGCGAAACACGCCGAGCAAGCCGGGGGCGTTCGTCGCCTTCTGGCGGCGTGACGCAGATGGCGTGACGGCGCCGTTCGCGGAGGACGATCAGGCCGCCGGTCTGCTGGTCTTCGTCAATCGTCAGGACCGCCGCGGCGTCTTTCGATTCACAGGTCGGCACCTCGCCGACCTCCGCATCACCTCCGGAAAACGACCGGGTAAGCGAGGGTTCCGGGTGTATCCGACATGGTGCGAAGATCTCAACGCTGCGGCAACGGCGACTCAACGCGCTCAGGCGCTGGCCTTTCAAGAGCTGGGGGTTCAGGGCGGTTCGCCGCGCCCGTGA
- a CDS encoding TetR/AcrR family transcriptional regulator, protein MPRATAAEAAATAHRIRDVAITAFAHHGFAGVSVEDIAQAAGVTRGAVYHHFSSKQGLFAAVVEELHRCVADAIVTVADAAGESPWDQLVAGSHAFIDAITEGDAARVLLLEAPAAIGWAQWRALDDAASGVQLRDALANCGLSGDEAAALAPQLSGAMNEAALWIIERGGDSASRRSAHAALDRLLASVR, encoded by the coding sequence ATGCCTAGAGCTACAGCCGCCGAAGCCGCGGCAACCGCACACCGTATCCGCGACGTGGCCATCACGGCGTTCGCACACCACGGGTTTGCGGGTGTTTCCGTTGAAGACATCGCCCAGGCAGCCGGGGTGACCCGCGGCGCGGTTTATCACCATTTCTCCTCGAAGCAGGGGCTGTTCGCCGCCGTAGTTGAAGAGCTGCACCGCTGCGTCGCCGATGCCATCGTGACCGTGGCGGACGCCGCGGGGGAGAGCCCCTGGGATCAGCTCGTTGCCGGGAGCCATGCATTTATTGACGCGATCACCGAAGGTGATGCCGCACGGGTACTTCTTCTCGAAGCGCCAGCCGCGATCGGCTGGGCTCAGTGGCGCGCGCTCGACGATGCGGCGTCCGGCGTGCAACTTCGCGATGCCCTCGCGAACTGCGGCCTGTCCGGGGATGAGGCGGCGGCGCTAGCCCCGCAGCTCTCCGGTGCCATGAACGAAGCAGCACTCTGGATCATTGAGCGTGGCGGCGACTCGGCCTCGCGGCGCAGCGCTCACGCCGCTCTTGACCGGCTGCTCGCTTCAGTCCGCTGA
- a CDS encoding VOC family protein has protein sequence MHVTSFYPVLMSDDVAATSAYYQRVLGFETTFSSDWYVSLRLGAAELAILDRSHATAPQGFGASPAGVIINVEVTDADTVIAELPNDVRFVLPLRDEPFGQRHAIIEGPEGVLIDIIQPIEPSPEFAAAYADGAESR, from the coding sequence ATGCACGTAACGAGCTTCTACCCCGTTCTGATGAGCGACGACGTCGCAGCAACAAGCGCGTATTACCAGCGCGTCTTGGGATTCGAAACGACGTTCTCCAGCGACTGGTACGTTAGCCTCCGCCTTGGAGCCGCTGAGCTCGCGATCCTCGACCGTTCCCACGCGACGGCCCCCCAGGGGTTCGGCGCGAGCCCGGCTGGTGTGATCATCAATGTCGAAGTGACCGACGCGGACACCGTCATCGCGGAGCTCCCGAACGACGTCCGGTTCGTCCTGCCGCTGCGCGATGAGCCTTTCGGACAGCGGCACGCGATCATAGAAGGGCCGGAGGGCGTTCTCATTGACATCATCCAGCCCATCGAGCCCTCGCCGGAATTTGCCGCTGCATATGCCGACGGCGCGGAATCGCGGTAG
- a CDS encoding SDR family oxidoreductase, whose amino-acid sequence MPLALITGAARANSIAAGIVPRLRDDGWDVVTSDIAGADVSCDLETREGPERLIADVSAEHGPIEALVLSHAHDIESGILDTTAESFDRHVTINARASLLLIAAFARQAPATGGSIVALTSDHTTGNLPYGASQGALDRLVISAARELGPRGISANVLNPGPIDTGWMNQELRETLTPVHPLGRLGTPTDIAAFVSFLVSEEGRWVSGQLLHADGGFSARY is encoded by the coding sequence ATGCCCCTTGCACTCATCACCGGCGCGGCGCGCGCAAACAGCATCGCCGCGGGGATCGTTCCGCGGCTTCGTGACGACGGGTGGGACGTCGTCACGAGCGACATCGCGGGCGCAGACGTCTCTTGCGACCTTGAGACACGCGAGGGTCCGGAGCGACTCATCGCTGACGTATCTGCGGAACACGGTCCCATCGAGGCGCTGGTTCTCAGCCACGCTCACGACATCGAATCGGGAATTCTCGACACAACGGCGGAGAGCTTCGACCGTCACGTCACCATCAACGCGCGTGCATCACTGCTTCTGATCGCGGCGTTCGCCCGACAAGCGCCCGCGACCGGAGGCTCGATCGTTGCGCTGACAAGCGACCACACCACCGGCAACCTGCCTTATGGCGCTTCCCAAGGCGCCCTCGATCGTCTCGTCATCTCCGCTGCGCGGGAACTCGGTCCTCGCGGAATCTCCGCGAACGTTCTCAACCCCGGGCCAATCGACACCGGCTGGATGAATCAGGAGCTTCGCGAGACCCTAACGCCTGTGCACCCGCTCGGGCGGCTCGGAACACCGACTGACATCGCGGCGTTCGTGTCCTTCCTCGTCTCAGAAGAAGGACGATGGGTCTCGGGGCAACTCCTTCACGCCGACGGAGGCTTCTCCGCGCGGTACTAG
- a CDS encoding NAD-dependent epimerase/dehydratase family protein, with product MTRILVLGGTGWLGAEIVRAALAEGADVTCLARGESGTVPDGARHVRADRRELSAYDTVLDNWDEVIELASDPALVRPALDALAPLARHWTLVSSVSVYARNDEPGADESAALVSCDDLGEYPAAKVAAEQASALALSDRLLVARPGLIVGPGDPSDRFGYWPARFGRSGPVLVPETDGRYVQVIDVADLAAWIAAAAAAGTTGFFNAVGEAYPFRDVIDHLKTASASDLELVAVNDEALRAAGVNYWAGPRSLPLWLPREDTAFARRDGSAFRAAGGTLRPLADTIARVREDEFSRGLFRQRRSGLTPDEEAAVLGAPR from the coding sequence ATGACACGCATTCTGGTGCTGGGCGGAACAGGTTGGCTCGGCGCGGAGATCGTGCGCGCAGCCCTCGCGGAGGGCGCCGATGTTACGTGCCTCGCACGCGGTGAGTCGGGCACGGTACCCGACGGGGCTCGCCATGTACGGGCTGATCGACGCGAGCTGTCCGCGTACGACACTGTTCTTGATAACTGGGACGAGGTCATCGAGCTCGCCAGTGATCCTGCGCTCGTGCGCCCTGCCCTGGACGCGCTCGCACCGCTGGCGCGGCATTGGACCCTGGTGTCATCCGTGTCCGTCTATGCACGAAACGACGAGCCCGGTGCTGATGAGTCCGCTGCCCTGGTCAGTTGTGATGATCTCGGAGAGTATCCCGCTGCCAAGGTTGCGGCCGAACAGGCAAGCGCTTTGGCTCTGAGCGACCGCCTTCTGGTGGCGCGGCCGGGACTGATTGTTGGCCCCGGTGACCCCAGCGATCGTTTCGGATACTGGCCAGCGCGGTTCGGGCGGAGCGGGCCTGTGCTCGTTCCGGAAACGGACGGTCGATACGTGCAGGTGATCGACGTTGCCGACCTCGCCGCATGGATCGCTGCAGCAGCCGCGGCGGGAACCACAGGATTCTTTAACGCCGTTGGTGAGGCCTATCCGTTCCGCGACGTGATCGACCACCTGAAAACAGCATCAGCGTCGGATCTCGAACTGGTCGCCGTCAACGATGAGGCGCTGAGAGCTGCCGGCGTCAACTACTGGGCGGGCCCCCGCTCCCTGCCGCTGTGGCTTCCGCGGGAGGACACAGCGTTTGCGCGGCGAGACGGGTCGGCGTTTCGGGCAGCCGGAGGAACGCTCCGCCCCCTAGCCGACACCATCGCACGCGTACGCGAAGATGAATTCTCCCGCGGTCTTTTCCGGCAGCGGCGCTCCGGTCTTACCCCGGACGAGGAAGCCGCGGTGCTCGGCGCACCGCGATAA
- a CDS encoding alpha/beta hydrolase yields the protein MNASSSREWRPDVLGDGFEQLTLDLGQDEEGTVVATLVRSVPPARSWVKRFFRQGIPSLSDVDVLYVHGWSDYFFQKRLARVFTDRGARFYALDLRKCGRSLRDGQTYGYVADLKTYDEDIAAAIEAITEPAADAPRGPRRLVLLGHSTGGLILSLWADRHPGAATALILNSPWLEFQLPRQQRETIAPIVDLRARRRPLDRAPQVDLGFYARAQREAEDPDDLAEINLDWRPEQSMPIHAGWLHAILEGHARVADGLSIDAPVCVLLSARSASPLRWSEELTRTDSVLVVDDIARAALNLGPVVTIVRIDGALHDVFLSRHDAREVAYWRLGRWIDTELGTR from the coding sequence GTGAACGCATCGTCCTCGCGAGAATGGCGTCCTGACGTTCTGGGTGACGGCTTTGAGCAGCTGACGCTTGATCTTGGCCAAGACGAGGAAGGAACAGTTGTCGCCACGCTCGTCCGGTCGGTTCCTCCGGCGCGCTCCTGGGTGAAAAGGTTTTTCCGCCAAGGTATCCCCTCGCTGTCAGACGTGGACGTTCTCTACGTGCACGGGTGGTCGGATTACTTCTTTCAAAAGCGCCTCGCCCGTGTCTTCACCGATCGCGGCGCGCGGTTTTATGCCCTTGATCTTCGTAAGTGCGGCCGTAGTCTGCGCGACGGCCAGACATACGGCTACGTTGCCGACCTCAAGACGTACGACGAGGACATCGCCGCGGCGATCGAAGCGATCACTGAACCGGCGGCCGATGCTCCTCGCGGCCCGCGACGCCTCGTGCTATTGGGGCACTCGACAGGCGGGCTCATCCTGAGTCTGTGGGCGGATCGCCACCCCGGCGCGGCCACAGCGCTCATCCTGAACAGTCCCTGGCTCGAGTTCCAACTTCCTCGACAGCAGCGCGAGACGATCGCCCCCATCGTCGATCTGCGTGCTCGACGACGCCCGCTCGACCGTGCGCCTCAGGTGGACCTCGGCTTCTACGCCCGCGCCCAGCGCGAGGCGGAGGACCCGGATGATCTTGCGGAGATCAACCTCGATTGGCGTCCCGAACAGTCGATGCCGATTCACGCGGGGTGGTTGCACGCCATCCTCGAGGGTCACGCGCGGGTGGCAGATGGCCTGTCGATTGATGCGCCCGTGTGCGTCCTGCTGTCAGCTCGGTCGGCTTCGCCGCTGCGGTGGTCCGAAGAGCTGACCCGCACGGATTCTGTTCTCGTCGTTGACGACATCGCGCGCGCCGCTTTGAATCTCGGGCCGGTTGTCACCATTGTTCGCATCGACGGCGCCCTGCACGACGTTTTCCTCTCCCGACACGACGCACGCGAGGTCGCATATTGGCGGTTGGGGCGATGGATCGATACGGAGCTCGGTACGCGTTAG
- a CDS encoding GNAT family N-acetyltransferase → MISRADFADPQLRVFLEAHLADLEPTAPPESQHALDFEALQRPGVRLWVAADDGVIVGTAALSVLDDHHDELKSMRTEPACRGTGIASQLLEHATGDARSRNVARVSLETGSDGFFAPARRFYARHGFSECAPFGAYRPDPNSVFMTRVLA, encoded by the coding sequence ATGATCTCCCGCGCAGATTTCGCCGATCCCCAGCTCCGGGTTTTCCTTGAGGCGCATCTTGCCGATTTGGAACCGACGGCACCGCCGGAAAGTCAGCACGCTCTTGATTTTGAGGCGCTCCAGCGCCCGGGGGTACGGCTCTGGGTAGCAGCCGATGATGGTGTGATCGTCGGAACGGCGGCGCTGAGCGTCCTGGACGACCATCACGACGAGCTCAAGAGCATGCGCACGGAGCCCGCATGTCGGGGGACGGGGATCGCCTCCCAGCTCCTTGAACACGCGACGGGTGATGCGCGCTCACGCAACGTGGCCCGGGTTTCGCTGGAAACCGGAAGCGATGGGTTCTTTGCTCCGGCACGACGCTTCTATGCGCGGCACGGATTCTCGGAGTGCGCCCCGTTTGGTGCGTACCGTCCGGATCCGAACAGTGTCTTCATGACGCGCGTGCTCGCATAG